The following proteins come from a genomic window of Luteitalea sp.:
- a CDS encoding DinB family protein, translating to MRAEFTALSVACVLTCVATAASGQTPEGEQAAPATASSANPMTDSTKRIYDATKQLVLRSLEKMPEDQLGFKPVDTVRSYGQIVGHIADANYMICGMAAGEMSKPPDFEKTATTRADLTKALNDAFAHCDKIYGDMTDAKGSEMLPKTPFGEQARLSMLAFNNMHTWEHYGNLITYMRIKGIVPPSSEQQPGGEQ from the coding sequence ATGAGAGCCGAATTTACAGCGTTGTCCGTGGCTTGTGTGTTGACCTGTGTGGCGACCGCCGCCAGCGGGCAGACCCCGGAGGGCGAACAAGCTGCGCCGGCCACCGCGTCGAGCGCGAATCCCATGACCGATAGCACCAAGCGGATCTACGACGCGACCAAGCAGCTGGTGCTTCGCAGTCTCGAGAAGATGCCGGAGGATCAACTGGGATTCAAGCCGGTCGACACCGTCCGGTCGTATGGCCAGATCGTCGGGCATATTGCCGACGCCAATTACATGATATGTGGGATGGCGGCCGGCGAGATGTCGAAGCCGCCGGACTTCGAGAAGACAGCCACCACGCGCGCCGATCTCACCAAGGCGCTGAACGATGCGTTTGCCCACTGCGACAAGATCTACGGCGACATGACCGACGCGAAGGGCAGCGAGATGCTGCCGAAGACACCGTTTGGCGAGCAGGCGCGCCTGAGCATGCTCGCGTTTAACAATATGCACACGTGGGAGCACTACGGAAACCTCATCACCTATATGCGGATCAAGGGCATCGTCCCGCCGAGCAGCGAGCAGCAGCCTGGAGGCGAGCAATAG
- a CDS encoding sigma-70 family RNA polymerase sigma factor, with translation MPRGESELSDEALVERVTNAPEGDTGAFETLVQRHQRGVLANCRHLTTADAAEDLAQEVFVKAYFALDRFEGRSSFKTWVQRIKVNHCLNYLRRRRGVAYVDLEDETAARAPELQAEADAERALEVEDARRHIAALLDAMSDTLRIPLVMRDADGMSYEEIASVLGIGLSAVKMRIKRGREEFRRLFVLADGSVGVSLDQAARGADHV, from the coding sequence ATGCCAAGGGGAGAATCCGAGCTCAGCGATGAGGCTCTGGTGGAGCGCGTCACGAATGCGCCTGAGGGGGACACCGGTGCGTTCGAGACGCTGGTCCAACGGCACCAGCGGGGCGTGCTTGCAAACTGCCGCCATTTGACGACGGCCGACGCGGCCGAAGACCTCGCGCAAGAGGTGTTCGTCAAGGCGTACTTTGCGCTGGATCGCTTCGAAGGCCGTTCGTCGTTCAAAACGTGGGTGCAGCGAATCAAGGTCAATCACTGCCTGAACTACCTGCGGCGCCGACGGGGCGTGGCGTATGTCGACCTCGAAGACGAGACCGCCGCGCGTGCGCCGGAGTTGCAGGCGGAGGCGGACGCTGAGCGGGCGCTCGAAGTCGAGGACGCTCGGCGCCATATCGCTGCTCTGCTCGATGCCATGTCGGACACGCTGCGGATCCCGCTGGTGATGCGTGACGCCGACGGCATGTCGTACGAGGAGATTGCCTCCGTGCTCGGGATTGGGCTCTCCGCCGTGAAGATGCGTATCAAGCGCGGGCGGGAAGAGTTCCGGCGACTGTTTGTGCTTGCGGATGGTTCAGTCGGCGTCTCGCTGGACCAGGCCGCGCGAGGTGCCGACCATGTCTGA
- a CDS encoding mechanosensitive ion channel, whose translation MSEQPGVLDQLSEIFGGAFTAGVTAVPRALAGVAAIVVMVIVAKLIERGLRAVLTRLRFDALLQQAGIDRTLQRIGLRQSLNVVLPRLVYFLLLCLIARIGADLLGLTAVSQAFAAFFAYLPNIVAAVLLLAAGSAASQFAGNTVAAAASESGIDIARPLGNLVSGLILFVVGIMALAQLRIDTDIIRIVTICSLSGLALAFGLSFGFGTQDITRNILAGFYARKIFKIGDTVELLGQRGTVRAITTTQTLLDVEEGGTVSVANRTLVDEIVRSR comes from the coding sequence ATGAGTGAACAGCCAGGGGTGCTCGACCAGCTCTCGGAGATCTTCGGCGGCGCGTTTACCGCCGGAGTCACCGCCGTACCGCGTGCGCTCGCGGGTGTTGCGGCCATCGTCGTGATGGTAATCGTGGCAAAGCTCATCGAGCGCGGGCTGCGCGCCGTGCTCACGCGCTTGCGATTCGACGCGCTGCTCCAGCAAGCCGGAATCGACCGCACGCTGCAGCGCATTGGCTTGCGGCAGTCGCTCAACGTCGTCTTGCCGCGCCTGGTCTACTTCCTGCTCCTCTGCTTGATCGCGCGGATCGGGGCGGACCTCCTCGGGCTTACTGCCGTGTCGCAGGCCTTTGCGGCGTTCTTCGCGTATCTCCCGAATATCGTTGCCGCCGTGCTGCTGCTGGCAGCCGGCAGCGCGGCGAGTCAATTCGCCGGCAATACCGTCGCGGCCGCTGCGAGTGAATCGGGTATCGACATCGCGCGGCCGCTCGGCAACCTCGTGTCGGGCTTGATCCTGTTCGTTGTCGGGATTATGGCGCTCGCGCAGCTCAGGATCGACACGGACATCATCCGCATCGTCACCATTTGCTCACTGTCTGGCCTCGCCCTGGCATTTGGCTTGTCATTTGGATTTGGAACGCAGGACATCACCCGCAACATCCTCGCTGGGTTCTACGCGCGGAAGATCTTCAAGATAGGCGACACGGTCGAGCTCCTTGGTCAGCGCGGCACCGTGCGAGCCATTACGACCACCCAAACGCTACTGGATGTCGAGGAAGGCGGGACCGTGAGCGTCGCCAATCGCACGCTCGTGGACGAGATCGTGAGAAGCAGGTAG
- a CDS encoding Uma2 family endonuclease yields MEGAVSRMTVEEYLQRPEAVRRQELAYGLVREPAVPSLDHQSTVTRLTVILDRHVRRHGLGQICVSSVDVVLDRERALIVQPDIVFVSSERAAMVTDRVWGAPDLVVEVLSVGNERHIRVTKLAWYRKYGVRECWFADPLGRTVEVLRLSRGQEEGARDLYRGAVPICSHVLGPLAVRTERLFKEGTLGATGH; encoded by the coding sequence ATGGAGGGTGCTGTGTCGCGGATGACTGTCGAGGAATATCTGCAGCGGCCGGAGGCCGTGCGCCGGCAAGAGCTTGCCTACGGGCTGGTTCGTGAGCCGGCCGTGCCGAGCTTGGATCATCAGTCCACCGTTACCCGCCTGACGGTGATTCTGGACCGACATGTTCGCCGACATGGGCTCGGACAGATCTGTGTCTCGTCGGTGGACGTCGTGCTCGACCGCGAGCGAGCGCTGATCGTGCAACCGGACATCGTGTTCGTGTCGTCAGAGCGTGCTGCGATGGTGACGGATCGGGTATGGGGCGCACCGGATCTCGTCGTCGAGGTCCTCTCGGTAGGCAACGAGCGCCACATCCGTGTGACCAAGCTCGCATGGTACCGGAAGTACGGCGTGCGCGAGTGCTGGTTCGCCGATCCGCTCGGACGCACGGTCGAAGTACTGCGCCTCTCACGCGGGCAGGAAGAAGGCGCACGGGATCTGTATCGCGGCGCCGTCCCTATTTGCTCGCATGTGTTGGGTCCGCTTGCTGTTCGCACCGAGCGGCTGTTCAAGGAGGGCACGCTGGGTGCCACGGGCCATTGA
- the bshA gene encoding N-acetyl-alpha-D-glucosaminyl L-malate synthase BshA produces MRIGMICYPSIGGSGIVATELAGSLAARGHQVHVISTEVPFRLSEYVAGMTFHRAKAPDYPVLHEPQYLIALANKTVQVARAHGLQLVHAHYAIPHAAAAYLARQILADRSAAAAPRVITTLHGTDITLLGSDPSYSETVAFCIDHSDAVTAVSESLRTDTYRELPVHSAIRVIPNFLDCALYRRVLDPILRERLCPSDRFDKLVVHVSNFRAVKRVQAVIEIFHRIRSRVNARLLLVGDGPDRSAALDLARRLGLESAVTAPGEQQNVISLLSISDLFLLPSSQESFGLAALEAMGCEVPVVASRVGGLPEVIDDGVTGFLHEPDDLAGMAESAIQLLIDEALCQRVISAARASVALRFCAERIVPQYESLYRQVLERPNTGTSVSASTGTAESA; encoded by the coding sequence ATGCGCATTGGAATGATCTGCTATCCGTCGATTGGTGGTAGCGGCATCGTCGCGACCGAGCTTGCCGGCAGCCTGGCCGCGCGCGGCCATCAGGTGCACGTCATCAGCACAGAGGTCCCGTTCCGACTGAGCGAGTACGTGGCCGGCATGACCTTCCATCGTGCGAAGGCTCCCGATTATCCCGTCCTGCACGAGCCGCAGTATTTGATCGCGCTCGCAAACAAGACTGTTCAGGTGGCCCGAGCGCACGGGCTTCAACTGGTCCACGCCCACTACGCCATCCCTCACGCGGCCGCCGCGTATCTCGCTCGCCAGATCCTCGCCGATCGGAGCGCCGCGGCGGCCCCGCGGGTCATCACCACCCTCCACGGGACGGACATTACTTTACTTGGGAGTGACCCCTCGTATTCAGAAACCGTCGCCTTCTGCATCGACCACTCGGACGCCGTGACCGCGGTGTCGGAGAGCTTACGGACGGACACTTATCGTGAGCTACCGGTCCACAGCGCGATTCGCGTGATCCCGAACTTCCTCGATTGTGCGCTGTACCGGCGTGTCCTCGATCCAATCCTCCGCGAGCGATTGTGCCCATCCGACCGCTTCGACAAGCTGGTCGTGCACGTCTCGAACTTCAGAGCCGTCAAGCGCGTGCAGGCGGTCATCGAAATCTTCCATCGCATCCGGTCGCGCGTGAACGCTCGTCTGCTGCTGGTCGGCGATGGCCCCGACCGCTCCGCCGCGCTCGATCTGGCACGCCGGCTCGGTCTGGAGTCGGCCGTGACGGCGCCCGGCGAGCAGCAGAACGTGATCAGCCTCTTGTCGATTTCGGATCTCTTCCTCCTGCCGTCGTCACAGGAAAGCTTCGGCCTGGCTGCGCTCGAAGCGATGGGATGTGAGGTGCCGGTCGTCGCCTCTCGCGTGGGAGGCTTGCCGGAGGTGATCGATGATGGCGTGACCGGCTTCCTCCACGAGCCGGACGACCTGGCCGGAATGGCTGAGAGCGCGATACAGCTCTTGATCGACGAGGCGTTGTGCCAACGTGTGATCAGTGCCGCGCGCGCTTCCGTTGCTCTGCGCTTTTGTGCCGAGCGCATCGTGCCTCAGTACGAATCGCTCTACCGCCAGGTGCTCGAGCGGCCCAACACGGGCACGTCCGTTTCTGCCTCTACCGGGACTGCCGAATCCGCTTGA
- a CDS encoding cellulase family glycosylhydrolase: MKVPVIVILSAVIVGCTGSADERPPAAQATSAGQAFSARSQWTPDEATSWYEGQPWLVGSNFAPSTAINQLEMWQADTFDIATIDRELRWAAQLGFNSMRVFLHHLLWQQDAEGFLSRIEQFLDVAEKHRIGVMFVLLDGVWDPHPALGKQRAPKPGLHNSGWVQSPGVEILGDPGRHDELKPYIQGVIAHFRTDRRVHVWDIFNEPDNPNASSYGKLEPENKAELALRLLRKTYAWAREVGPSQPITAGVWRDSWDPDEMSPIVTFMLEESDIITFHSYDPLPDVQKRVESLRRYKRPILCTEYMARPRESTFDPIMGYFKEQKVGAYNWGFVSGKSQTVYPWDSWKKPYTREPSPWFHDVFRSNGEPYHAEEVAYIKRITASDPEGRKD, translated from the coding sequence ATGAAGGTGCCCGTTATCGTCATCCTGTCCGCGGTAATCGTGGGTTGCACTGGCAGTGCAGACGAGAGGCCGCCGGCCGCGCAAGCGACATCTGCCGGCCAAGCTTTCTCAGCGCGCTCACAGTGGACCCCAGACGAGGCTACGAGCTGGTACGAAGGTCAGCCATGGCTCGTCGGCAGCAACTTTGCACCGAGCACGGCAATCAATCAGCTCGAGATGTGGCAGGCCGACACGTTCGACATTGCGACGATCGACCGGGAGCTCAGATGGGCCGCGCAGCTTGGCTTCAACAGCATGCGGGTCTTCCTCCATCACCTGTTGTGGCAGCAGGATGCCGAGGGTTTCCTGTCGCGCATCGAGCAGTTTCTCGACGTGGCGGAGAAGCATCGCATTGGTGTCATGTTCGTATTGCTCGATGGCGTGTGGGACCCGCATCCCGCCCTTGGCAAGCAGCGGGCGCCGAAGCCGGGGTTGCACAATTCGGGTTGGGTGCAGAGCCCTGGCGTCGAGATCCTCGGGGATCCTGGGCGACACGATGAGTTGAAACCCTACATCCAGGGGGTCATCGCTCACTTTCGTACGGATCGGCGAGTGCATGTCTGGGACATATTCAATGAGCCAGACAACCCCAATGCCTCGTCGTATGGGAAGCTCGAGCCGGAGAACAAGGCGGAGCTCGCGCTGCGGCTGCTGCGGAAGACGTACGCTTGGGCACGCGAGGTCGGCCCTTCACAACCCATTACCGCCGGGGTCTGGAGAGACTCATGGGATCCGGACGAAATGAGCCCGATCGTCACGTTCATGCTGGAAGAGTCTGACATCATCACGTTTCATAGCTACGATCCGCTGCCGGATGTCCAGAAGCGCGTCGAGTCGCTTCGTCGTTACAAGCGCCCGATCCTCTGCACGGAGTACATGGCGCGCCCGCGCGAGAGCACCTTCGACCCCATCATGGGGTACTTCAAGGAACAGAAAGTTGGCGCGTACAACTGGGGCTTCGTGTCGGGCAAGTCACAGACGGTTTACCCGTGGGATTCGTGGAAGAAGCCGTACACTCGGGAGCCCTCGCCGTGGTTCCACGACGTCTTTCGGTCGAATGGCGAGCCATACCACGCAGAGGAGGTCGCGTACATCAAGCGCATCACCGCGAGCGACCCCGAAGGACGCAAAGATTGA
- the bshB1 gene encoding bacillithiol biosynthesis deacetylase BshB1, translated as MALEPVDILAFGPHPDDIEIGVGGTVAKHAASGHRVGLCDLTRGEMGSNGTPDERVAEADEARRTLGAHWRTNLALPDRALGGPDHVRQVVEIVRETRPAVIALPYWEDRHPDHTAASRLVTEAAFSAGLRRYEPQAGEAWRVDWLCYYFINTTGPASFVVDVSSHYETKRQALACYRSQFQPHGTDSVSTRLTLPTFLRLIESRDTHFGALAGVSFAEGILVKDLIVREGLLRR; from the coding sequence ATGGCGCTCGAACCGGTCGACATCCTTGCCTTCGGCCCGCATCCCGATGACATCGAGATCGGCGTGGGCGGCACGGTGGCGAAACATGCGGCTTCCGGCCATCGCGTCGGCCTCTGCGACCTCACCCGCGGAGAGATGGGGAGCAACGGCACGCCGGACGAGCGGGTGGCCGAAGCCGACGAGGCACGGCGCACGCTGGGCGCTCACTGGCGGACGAATCTTGCCCTCCCGGACCGCGCCCTCGGCGGCCCCGATCATGTTCGGCAGGTCGTCGAGATCGTCCGCGAGACGCGGCCGGCCGTGATCGCGCTTCCCTATTGGGAAGATCGCCACCCGGATCACACGGCGGCGAGCCGCCTGGTCACGGAAGCGGCGTTCAGCGCGGGCCTGCGCCGCTACGAGCCACAGGCCGGCGAGGCCTGGCGCGTCGACTGGCTCTGTTACTACTTCATCAACACGACCGGACCAGCCTCGTTCGTCGTTGACGTCTCCAGTCACTACGAGACCAAGCGACAGGCGCTGGCGTGCTACCGCTCACAGTTCCAACCTCACGGCACCGACTCAGTCTCCACGCGCCTGACGCTGCCCACATTCCTCCGGCTGATCGAGAGTCGCGACACGCACTTCGGCGCGCTGGCCGGTGTCTCGTTCGCTGAAGGCATCCTTGTCAAGGATCTCATCGTCCGCGAAGGGCTCCTTCGACGTTAA
- a CDS encoding ribonucleotide-diphosphate reductase subunit beta has translation MAIINSSKTDPNKILPVHYPWAREYYKSGVANNWTPEEVSMQKDVEQWKSTRVLSDAERRLISYNLGFFSTAESLTANNIVLAVYQHITNPEARQYLLRQGYEEAIHTDTFIYCCDTLGLDPDEIYNMYIRIPSIKEKDEFVVELTKSVFDSHFTTEGSENVQRFVHDLVGYYVLMEGIFFYAGFAMMLALKRQNKMVGIGEQFEYIMRDESLHLAFGCDLINTIRAENPQIWSSSFQDEVVSLVEQAVEYEKRYARDACPQGVLGMNADLFCQYVEYVADRRLERLGLPKRYRRENPFPWMSQATDLAKEKNFFETRVTEYQTGASLVWD, from the coding sequence ATGGCGATTATCAACAGCTCCAAGACCGATCCGAACAAGATTCTGCCCGTCCACTATCCGTGGGCGCGCGAGTATTACAAGTCTGGCGTGGCGAACAACTGGACCCCCGAAGAGGTGTCCATGCAGAAGGACGTCGAGCAATGGAAATCGACTCGCGTCCTCAGCGACGCCGAGCGGCGCCTTATTTCGTACAACCTGGGGTTCTTCTCTACCGCAGAATCGCTGACGGCCAACAACATCGTTCTGGCGGTCTACCAGCACATCACGAATCCAGAAGCGCGCCAATATCTCTTGCGCCAGGGGTACGAGGAAGCAATTCACACCGACACGTTCATCTATTGCTGCGATACGCTCGGCTTGGATCCGGACGAGATCTACAACATGTACATCCGGATCCCCTCTATCAAAGAAAAGGACGAGTTCGTCGTCGAGCTGACGAAGTCGGTGTTCGATTCCCACTTCACAACGGAAGGGTCGGAGAACGTCCAGCGCTTCGTCCACGATCTCGTCGGCTATTACGTGCTCATGGAGGGGATCTTCTTCTATGCGGGCTTCGCGATGATGCTCGCCTTGAAGCGGCAGAACAAAATGGTCGGCATCGGCGAGCAGTTCGAGTACATCATGCGCGACGAGAGCTTGCACCTCGCCTTCGGCTGTGATCTCATCAACACGATTCGGGCGGAGAACCCCCAGATCTGGTCCTCATCGTTTCAGGACGAGGTTGTGTCGCTCGTCGAGCAGGCGGTCGAGTACGAGAAGCGCTACGCGCGGGATGCCTGCCCGCAGGGGGTCCTCGGAATGAACGCCGACCTGTTCTGCCAGTATGTCGAGTACGTCGCGGACCGCAGGCTCGAGCGCCTCGGTCTCCCCAAGCGATACCGGCGCGAGAATCCGTTTCCCTGGATGTCGCAAGCCACGGATCTCGCGAAGGAGAAGAACTTCTTCGAGACACGCGTCACGGAGTATCAGACCGGCGCCTCGCTCGTGTGGGATTAG